A region of Lycium barbarum isolate Lr01 chromosome 1, ASM1917538v2, whole genome shotgun sequence DNA encodes the following proteins:
- the LOC132632390 gene encoding endochitinase 1-like, whose translation MNMMKMRLSQLCVFATLSVLAMLLIPSVLAEQCGKQASGAPCPSGYCCSNYGWCGTTGDYCDPHKCQSQCPSPSPPPPPPPPPPPPPPFTPPPPSPPPPPFTPPPPIPSSDITEIISGELFDEMLLHRNDPACPAGGFYTYDAFVQAARDFPGFATTGDIADRKREVAAFLAQTSHETTGGWATAPDGPYAWGYCFKSEVGNPDDMPSYCVPNAEWPCFPGRKYYGRGPIQISYNYNYGPCGVAIGVDLLRNPDLVAADTVISFKSALWFWMTPQPPKPSSHDVILGNWEPSPIDIEANRLPGYGVITNIINGGLECGHGPDPRVQSRIGFYLRYCQILGVGPGENLDCGDQRSFAYGLLFNSM comes from the exons atgaatatgatgaaaatgaggcTGAGCCAATTATGTGTATTTGCAACACTTTCAGTTCTTGCTATGTTACTGATCCCAAGTGTCTTGGCCGAACAATGCGGTAAGCAAGCCAGTGGTGCACCGTGCCCCTCTGGGTACTGCTGCAGCAATTATGGTTGGTGTGGGACCACCGGTGATTATTGTGATCCCCACAAGTGTCAAAGCCAGTGTCCTTCACCATCTCCTCCGCCTCCTCCTCCTCCGCCTCCGCCTCCACCTCCTCCATTCACACCTCCTCCTCCTTCGCCTCCACCTCCTCCATTCACACCTCCGCCTCCCATTCCATCCTCAGATATTACCGAAATTATTAGTGGTGAATTATTTGACGAGATGCTTTTGCACCGGAATGACCCTGCTTGTCCTGCCGGGGGCTTCTACACTTACGATGCCTTTGTACAAGCAGCAAGGGATTTCCCTGGTTTTGCCACCACCGGTGACATTGCTGACCGTAAACGGGAGGTTGCTGCGTTCTTGGCGCAAACATCCCATGAAACTACTG GTGGTTGGGCAACTGCACCTGATGGACCTTATGCATGGGGTTACTGCTTCAAGAGTGAAGTAGGCAACCCTGATGACATGCCTTCTTACTGTGTTCCAAATGCTGAGTGGCCGTGCTTTCCTGGCAGGAAATATTATGGACGAGGGCCCATCCAAATTTCATA CAATTACAACTACGGTCCTTGTGGAGTAGCCATAGGGGTAGACCTCCTCCGTAATCCTGATTTGGTGGCTGCTGACACTGTCATCTCATTCAAATCTGCACTTTGGTTCTGGATGACTCCTCAACCACCTAAGCCTTCGAGCCACGATGTTATCCTCGGGAATTGGGAACCATCCCCAATAGACATAGAAGCCAATAGGCTCCCGGGTTATGGGGTCATCACAAACATAATCAACGGAGGATTAGAATGTGGTCATGGCCCTGACCCCAGGGTACAGAGTCGAATTGGCTTTTACTTGAGGTACTGCCAAATTCTAGGTGTTGGCCCTGGAGAGAACCTGGACTGCGGTGACCAGAGGTCTTTTGCCTACGGCCTCTTGTTCAACTCTATGTAG